From one Papio anubis isolate 15944 chromosome 12, Panubis1.0, whole genome shotgun sequence genomic stretch:
- the LOC116269727 gene encoding cytochrome c oxidase assembly factor 4 homolog, mitochondrial has product MSTSAPQGHTWTQRVKKEDEEEDPLDQLISRSGCAASHFAVQECMAQHQDWRQCQPQVQAFKDCMSEQQSRRREELQRRKEQASAHH; this is encoded by the coding sequence ATGTCAACCTCAGCCCCTCAAGGCCATACCTGGACCCAACGGGTGAagaaggaggatgaggaggaggaccCGCTGGACCAGCTGATCTCCCGCTCTGGCTGTGCTGCCTCCCACTTTGCAGTGCAGGAGTGCATGGCCCAGCACCAGGACTGGCGGCAATGCCAGCCACAGGTGCAGGCGTTCAAGGATTGCATGAGTGAACAGCAGTCGAGGCGGCGAGAGGAGCTGCAGAGGAGGAAAGAACAAGCCAGTGCCCACCACTGA